A single window of Doryrhamphus excisus isolate RoL2022-K1 chromosome 5, RoL_Dexc_1.0, whole genome shotgun sequence DNA harbors:
- the ghrhrb gene encoding pituitary adenylate cyclase-activating polypeptide type I receptor, protein MLLCRMSVSGDFCWKRVVTLLCLLLLPRTAKAIHPDCALVVQHMKAQEECSRILQQEEKNLSMGAVCPTSWDNIRCWLRAEVGQVVRVSCANISQLFQKRGSVYRNCTEIGWSELYPTYTEACEFAEDGQSEPETTYFSNFKQVYTAGYATSFISLISAIFVLSVFRKFHCTRNYIHMNLFFSFILRASAVFIKDSVLFSDENLDHCFMSTTSCKSAVAFFQFSILANYFWLLVEGMYLQTLLALTFVFQKKYFWWYILIGWGLPTTIIAVWILVRNFYDNRGCWDDTDVSFIWWIIKAPITASLLVNFIIFINVIRILVQKLRCPGVGGNDTSHFKRLAKSTLLLIPLFGMHYMVFAFLPENTGAEARIFIELGLGSFQGFVVSLLYCFLNGEVQAELKKRFWKWQTEKYLHCRKQRRGLFTESSTVTQISVLDKSSPKDQPGHPDNISSV, encoded by the exons ATGTTGCTGTGCAGGATGTCTGTCTCTGGAGACTTTTGCTGGAAGCGGGTGGTCACGTTACTTTGCCTTCTGTTGCTGCCACGTACG GCAAAGGCCATTCACCCAGACTGTGCTCTGGTGGTTCAGCACATGAAGGCGCAAGAGGAATGCAGCCGGATCCTCCAACAGGAAGAGAAGAACCTTTCCATGGGGGCAG TGTGTCCAACTTCGTGGGACAACATTCGCTGCTGGTTGCGTGCCGAGGTGGGACAGGTGGTCCGTGTATCCTGTGCCAACATCTCCCAGCTGTTTCAGAAGCGAG GTTCCGTCTACAGGAACTGCACAGAGATTGGATGGTCTGAGCTCTACCCGACCTACACGGAGGCCTGCGAGTTTGCCGAAGACGGACAATCCGAGCCAGAG ACAACGTACTTCTCCAACTTCAAGCAAGTGTATACGGCTGGCTATGCTACGTCCTTCATCTCTCTTATATCGGCTATCTTTGTCTTGTCGGTGTTCAG GAAGTTTCACTGCACTCGGAATTACATTCACATGaacctcttcttctccttcatcCTGAGAGCCAGCGCCGTTTTCATTAAAGACTCGGTTCTTTTCTCCGATGAAAACCTGGACCACTGTTTCATGTCAACT ACATCATGTAAATCAGCAGTGGCCTTCTTCCAGTTCAGCATCCTGGCCAACTACTTCTGGCTCTTGGTGGAGGGCATGTATCTTCAGACCCTGCTGGCTCTCACGTTTGTGTTCCAGAAGAAGTACTTCTGGTGGTACATCCTCATCGGCTGGG GTCTCCCGACGACAATCATCGCTGTGTGGATCTTGGTCAGGAACTTCTATGACAACAGAGG CTGCTGGGACGACACAGATGTGTCCTTCATCTGGTGGATCATAAAAGCTCCCATAACGGCATCATTACTG GTAaacttcatcatcttcatcaacgTCATCCGCATCCTGGTGCAGAAGCTGCGGTGTCCTGGCGTCGGCGGCAACGACACCAGTCACTTCAA GAGACTGGCCAAGTCCACCCTGCTGCTCATTCCTCTGTTTGGGATGCATTACATGGTGTTTGCCTTCCTGCCGGAAAACACCGGAGCCGAGGCCCGCATCTTCATCGAGTTGGGTTTGGGCTCTTTCCAG GGCTTTGTGGTGTCCCTGCTGTACTGCTTCCTAAACGGCGAG GTGCAAGCAGAACTGAAGAAGAGGTTCTGGAAGTGGCAGACGGAGAAGTATCTGCACTGCAGGAAACAACGTCGAGGTTTGTTCACCGAGAGCAGCACCGTGACTCAGATCTCCGTCCTGGACAAATCCAGTCCCAAAGACCAGCCCGGCCACCCGGACAACATCTCCTCCGTCTGA
- the orc1 gene encoding origin recognition complex subunit 1 produces MRTRLRVRRFYTWKGEPLSFDRKVKTYEYRSLVISVEGLPRPTVITVGQHILIEGEDEDNPYVAKVVKLFGDENERQKKAVVQWFVRVSEVPVSKLQLLGRDPHPQEIFYYQGRSCDDEINAESILRPVQVKHLEGPAPFPDCGDKDTLYVKLSWDTKAFKVVDSSLVSPGCPTRHPDQSPPSVPRSRRALPTPDPAVIRRAALSERRYDRASMSAGKLGGMEAESRHSATKLSASKCLSVTRRNTSARTPGVRKRLELSSQEKPSTCGDDVSDEILDEVLQSELELAQRLPSSPPQVLHHSQNLSPLRKTHKAAVEPDYISLKPLLVKMDSVSVSQVHSLPSSSRDAASSRGTTPRSKELKTLKEPALGVLPEVDDENSPTLPLGTTPRGLKRKSARLVATRIRKQLNLLNESKALDSDTGDEEDFVPTGNAFHSSDEDDEVIHSDEEILAKKGRHATAGPRTPRPTKTSSRTPRKTPSKKAAPGTPHTPRHATPSMPSRTMPAREPANILEMARSRLHVSSVPESLPCREQEFQDIYNFVESKIIDGTGGCMYISGVPGTGKTATVHEVMRCLQNAANMDEIPSFRFIEINGMKMTDPHQAYVQILEKLSGQKATADHAASILEKRFSNLAPRKETTVLLVDELDLLWTRKQNVLYNLFDWPTRRHSRLVVLTIANTMDLPERIMINRVASRLGLTRMSFQPYGFKQLQQIIMSRLNKVKAFEEDALQLVSRKVAALSGDARRCLDICRRATEICEHAAAKPSVPGLVGMSHVMEALNEMFSSTYIAAIKCASVQEQVFLQAVIAEFRRLGLEEATFQQVFVQHQALCRVEGLQSIGVSEGLAVCQRLGACRLLLLENSRMGTLQRVRLNVGQDDVLYALKSD; encoded by the exons ATGAGAACCAGACTGCGAGTCAGACGGTTTTACACATGGAAAGGAGAGCCTCTCAGCTTCGACAGGAAGGTGAAAACCTACGAATACCG ATCTTTAGTGATCAGTGTGGAGGGTCTCCCCAGGCCCACCGTCATCACCGTGGGTCAGCACATCCTCATTGAGGGAGAAGATGAAGACAACCCTTATGTGGCCAAAGTTGTCAAACTTTTCGGGGATG AGAATGAGCGGCAGAAAAAGGCGGTGGTTCAGTGGTTCGTTCGCGTGTCCGAAGTGCCTGTGAGCAAACTGCAACTGCTCGGTCGAGACCCGCACCCGCAGGAGATCTTCTACTATCAGGGAAGAAGCTGCGATGACGAGATCAATGCTGAGTCCATTCTCAGACCCGTGCAG GTGAAGCATCTTGAGGGACCAGCTCCGTTCCCCGACTGCGGTGATAAAGATACTCTATACGTGAAGTTGTCCTGGGACACCAAGGCTTTCAAAGTGGTGGACTCGTCCCTCGTGTCACCCGGCTGTCCTACACGCCACCCCGACCAGTCGCCTCCCAGCGTGCCGCGGTCTCGTCGGGCTTTGCCGACCCCCGATCCCGCCGTCATACGCCGCGCGGCTTTGTCGGAGCGGCGATACGACAGAGCGAGCATGAGCGCGGGAAAGCTCGGCGGCATGGAAGCCGAGTCCAGGCACTCGGCTACAAAATTGTCGGCTTCAAAATGCCTGAGCGTGACGAGAAGGAACACCTCAGCCAGAACGCCAGGAGTACGGAAGCGTCTGGAGCTCAGCA GTCAAGAGAAGCCGTCGACGTGTGGTGATGACGTTTCGGATGAAATCCTGGATGAAGTGCTACAATCGGAGCTGGAGTTGGCTCAAAGGTTGCCATCATCTCCCCCTCAGGTGCTGCATCATTCCCAAAATTTAAGCCCACTCAGGAAGACGCACAAAGCAGCCGTCGAGCCGGACTACATTTCCCTGAAGCCCTTGTTGGTCAAGATGGACAGCGTGTCTGTCTCGCAGGTTCACAGTCTTCCGTCTTCAAGCAGGGATGCGGCTTCCTCCCG AGGTACGACTCCTCGAAGCAAAGAGTTGAAAACTTTGAAGGAACCTGCCCTCGGCGTGTT GCCCGAAGTGGACGATGAGAACTCTCCCACGCTGCCACTCGGTACGACACCGAGAGGATTGAAAAGAAAGTCTGCTCGACTGGTGGCGACTCGAATCCGAAAGCAACT TAATCTTCTCAATGAATCCAAAGCCCTGGACTCCGACACTGGAGACGAGGAGGACTTTGTTCCAACCGGGAACGCCTTCCACAGCAGCGATGAGGATGATGAAGTGATTCACAGTGATGAAGAAATACTAGCTAAAAAAGGTAGACATGCTACGGCTGGGCCTCGCACGCCTCGTCCAACCAAGACCTCATCCAGGACGCCTCGTAAAACACCCAGCAAGAAG GCAGCACCCGGGACCCCACACACGCCTCGTCATGCCACCCCGTCCATGCCTAGCAGGACCATGCCAGCGCGAGAGCCCGCTAACATCCTGGAAATGGCCCGAAGCAG GCTGCACGTATCGTCGGTGCCCGAGTCGCTCCCCTGCAGAGAGCAGGAGTTTCAAGATATTTACAACTTTGTGGAAAGCAAAATCATCGACGGCACCGGAGG GTGCATGTACATCTCGGGCGTACCAGGGACAGGAAAAACCGCGACAGTCCACGAGGTGATGCGCTGTTTGCAGAATGCAGCAAACATGGATGAGATCCCATCCTTCCGCTTCATTGAGATCAACGGCATGAAGATGACAGACCCTCATCAGGCCTACGTTCAGATCCTTGAG AAACTGAGTGGTCAGAAGGCCACAGCCGACCATGCGGCTTCCATCTTGGAGAAGCGATTCAGCAACCTCGCTCCCAGGAAGGAAACCACCGTGCTGCTCGTGGATGAA TTGGACCTTCTGTGGACCAGAAAGCAAAACGTGCTGTACAATCTTTTTGATTGGCCGACACGTCGTCACTCCCGCCTGGTGGTTCTGACGATTGCGAACACGATGGACCTGCCCGAGCGGATCATGATCAACCGAGTGGCCAGCAGGCTG GGTTTAACTCGGATGTCGTTCCAGCCGTACGGATTCAAACAGCTGCAGCAGATCATCATGTCCCGCTTGAACAAAGTCAAAGCGTTTGAAGAAGACGCCCTCCAGCTGGTGTCgaggaag GTGGCCGCTCTGTCGGGCGATGCTCGCCGATGTTTGGACATCTGCCGCAGAGCCACGGAGATCTGCGAGCACGCTGCCGCCAAGCCTTCCGTCCCGGGATTGGTCGGGATGAGTCACGTGATGGAGGCgctgaatgaaatgttttcgtCCACCTACATCGCTGCCATCAA GTGTGCATCAGTGCAGGAGCAGGTCTTCCTCCAGGCGGTCATTGCAGAGTTTCGGCGATTGGGGTTGGAGGAGGCAACCTTCCAACAG GTGTTTGTGCAGCACCAGGCTCTGTGTCGGGTGGAGGGCCTGCAGTCCATCGGCGTGTCGGAGGGTCTCGCCGTGTGTCAGCGTCTGGGCGCGTgcaggctgctgctgctggagaacAGTCGCATGGGAACCCTGCAGCGCGTTCGCCTCAATGTGGGCCAAGATGACGTCCTCTACGCCCTGAAGTCCGACTAA
- the prpf38a gene encoding pre-mRNA-splicing factor 38A: MANRTVKDATSIHGTNPQYLVEKIIRTRIYESKYWKEECFGLTAELVVDKAMELRYVGGVFGGNIKPTPFICLTLKLLQIQPEKDIIVEFIKNEEFKYVRLLGAMYMRLTGTAVDCYNYLEPLFNDYRKIKTQNRNGEFELMHVDEFINNLLHEERVCDIILPRLQKRQVLEEAEMLDPRISALEEDLDEVESSEEDDEEERPERVATPEPHRRGYRDDRIRRSQSPRHRRSRSPRRRSRSPKRRSLSPRRERHRSKSPRRHRSRSRERRHRSPGHHRSHRHRSHSKSPERSSKKSHKKSRRGNQ; encoded by the exons ATGGCTAACAGAACAGTTAAAGATGCCACCAGTATCCACGGTACGAATCCACAGTACTTGGTGGAGAAGATTATCCGGACTCGAATCTACGAGTCAAAGTACTGGAAAGAAGAATGCTTCGGTTTGACCG CGGAGCTGGTTGTGGATAAAGCCATGGAGCTGAGATATGTCGGTGGAGTGTTTGGAGGAAACATCAAACCCACTCCCTTCATCTGTCTTACGCTGAAGTTGCTGCAGATCCAACCTGAGAAGGACATCATTGTCGAGTTCATAAAAAACGAAGAGTTTAA gtaCGTCCGTTTACTTGGCGCCATGTACATGAGGCTAACGGGCACGGCGGTGGATTGTTACAACTACCTGGAACCCCTCTTCAATGACTACAGAAAAATCAAGACCCAAAATAGAAATGGgg AGTTTGAGCTGATGCATGTGGATGAGTTCATCAACAATCTTCTCCACGAGGAGCGAGTGTGTGACATCATCCTGCCTCGGCTTCAG AAGAGACAGGTCCTGGAGGAGGCCGAGATGTTGGACCCGCGCATCAGCGCGCTCGAGGAAGACCTGGATGAAGTGGAGAGCAGCGAGGAAGACGACGAAGAAGAGAGG CCCGAGAGGGTGGCGACCCCTGAACCTCACAGACGCGGTTACCGTGACGACAGAATCCGCCGCTCCCAGTCGCCTCGTCACAGACGCAGCCGCTCGCCCAGACG GAGGAGCAGGTCTCCAAAGAGACGCAG CCTTTCTCCTAGAAGAGAGCGCCATCGCAGCAAAAGCCCCCGCCGCCACCGCAGCCGCTCTCGAGAGCGACGCCATCGGTCTCCAG GTCACCACAGAAGCCACAGACATCGCAGCCACTCAAAGTCACCAGAAAG GAGTTCCAAGAAGAGTCACAAGAAGAGTCGAAGGGGAAACCagtag